The DNA window cttctctcttttgaaATCATGTACAGGATGAAGTCCGTAAGATTGCCGAAAAAATGGATCTTCCTAACAAAGATAGAAAAGATTCACAAGGGATCTGTTTCCTTGGAAAGGTAAAGTGGCCAACTACTATTTTGCAGTGACATACAGATGGCGACTTTGTTAGTTCTTTCACTAATTGATAGTTAGTTGCTCCCTAATTCCTTCCACACTATTTCCTAGTCTGAATTTTTACATTATGAGCCATGGACTAGGCAAATTGTTCTTATTTGGAATTTCATTTAAAAGGGGTTTTGCTTTATCACTGGTCATCTAAGTTACTATATTGTTTTCTTTACTCCAATTCCTAATCTAAGGTTGACTAGGATTTGGCTTATTGAAAATCTTAAATATCCTAGGTATCTCGTTTTTTTTAGATGACTGAGAGTATCCATCCCTTGGGCCGTGGAAGAAGTTTCATGCCTCCTGTGCCTGAAAGTGACACATGTCAGAGAAAAAGTGAGGAATCTAACTACTTTTCAgggatcttttctttttcatgaaaGTACAATAAATGAAGTTTTCAATGTTTGGGAACGTCTAGtcccaaaatcaatttttattaaagattcaCAATCTCCTCAAACTTCTGGGATGAAAAGGTCCTCAGTGTAGGAATCTAAACTTCCATTATTTCCAGTGTCATCACATTGTTCCATGTTGGCTCTGCAAGTGGAACTTATTTGactatttttcttctctgctcTTGTTCCAATTTTATCTCTTTGCTACTCTGTGCactattttttcatttattcaaGTTTTCTGTTGAATATTTTGTATTGTCATAATTCATTGATCGCATCTTCCATTTGGCATTCCTTTTAATAGATAAAGTTCAGTGAATTTGTGGCAAGACACATTGGAGAGATGGAAGGTGTCTTGTTGGAAGCCGAAACTGGTGATTTCCTTGGGAAACACCGGGGCTTTTGGTTCTACACAATTGGTCAACGCCAAGGTCTGCGCCTTCCTGGAGGACCCTGGTATGCTCCATCTTCATTTACATTATTGCAGCGTTTAAAATGCAGAGGCTACTATTTGTCATGTTAATCAAATAATCAGTCAGTGCATACAAATGttagaataaaagaaaactctTCTGTTCCCAACATTCTTTTATTAGTCCAAGCTGTTACTGTCAAATAATTTTCTGATAGTTTTGAAGAAAACCTCTTCTTCCAAATTTGCTACTTATTGATTTCAGAGACCATCAGCTTTTCCAGGCTAATTTCTTTGCAAGCTTTCATTTAGGCTGTCTTGCTGGAGGTATTTGAATAGGAAGGATATATGGGAGGGCTTAGGAATCTAGTAGAAAGTTTAATTAGCATATTTggttaaattttaatttagttACATGATCATGATTATGATTCGGTAGTCCCCGTTTTCATTCTAAGATTAATTTTACTTCCTTTCATCTCCTTTTACTTGTAAGCCTTATGAAGTTTCTCCTATCCTGCTTTATCTATTAGCAGGGCCTTTCCTGTATGGTGGGGCTCTTCACCACTTTAccattatttaataaaattatgtttttaCTTGTCAAGGAAAATGTCAAATATTTCTTACCATTCCTCTAGCTTAGTATTTAATCCATAGTGGCCATGATTTTCATGACTTGTCAAATCGTAGGTTTCACCTATAGGAATGTATGTTGCATGCAGGTATGTTGTTGAGAAGGATGTCAAAAACAATGTTGTCTTTGTGTCAAGgaactatttttcttttgacaAAAGAAGGCGCAGATTTCGTGTTGGCTCCCTGAAATGGTTTTGTGGATCATGTCCAAACCAGCCGAATGAGCTCCAGTGCAAGGTTGGAAAACCCTAGTTCTATTTCACATCATCACAATCACCATGTCAAGCTGATAAGCAGTGGCTGTGCTGCTGGGTTGATGTAGCAAATCTCTAAACAAACCCAACTCACCCATTGCCACTTCTTACTGCTAGTAATGCTCAACAGTTATATTTTTTCTGGATGCTATTTGTTTACTGCTCATGTGGTATATGTTTTACTTCAAAAATATGACTACTGTTGATTGATGAGGTAAACAAAAATTTTCAGGTTCGACATGGTCCAGGCGTTTATGATTGTAGTTTGACGTTGGACCCAGGAACAGATGGCCCAGGATTATCTGCCTTTGTCCACTTATCTGAAGATGACCAGGGCTTAGCTGCTGGGCAGTTTGCAGCCTTCTACCAGGGAACAACCTGCTTAGGCTCTGGTGTGATTCTGGAGTCTTGGGATGACCAAGGCTTCCCTGTCTGCGCTAAGGCACTGGAAATTGCGAGAATGGAGGATAAATCAAGACTTGGGAAACCAGTGAAGATAAAGTTTAAACCAGAATCTCCTCCAAAGATTTCTGATTGTAAAGACAATAATGAACTTGACAGAGAATCACTGAATTCCCAAGTTAATGTTACTGATACAAGGAGACAAGCACCCCATGGATTATTTAACAGTATCAATGTGAATTGGCTGCAGAAGCTTAAAGAAAAGTGGTCGAGGATATTTTAATCTTCTTGACATTTGATTGATACTAGCATGCGCTTGTTCTTTCTCATCAGGCATTTTGTGTTATATGTGCGGTAAGAAATATTTTCACTGATGTCTGTTCTCTTTGGGCCACAGTAGTGGGCGGAGAGCCAGAGAGAGTCGGTCTCGGTTGTAAGGAATAGATGTGGCAACAGGGTCTACTCTTTAAGAAGTTGCCAAGCATTTTTACCTTCGGGAGATGGTTCTCTTAGCAAGCGACATAAGGGAACACACCAATGAGTTGCAACAAAATGGGATCGACCAAGTAGCCGGGTCATCCAATTCCAAGTGTGGAATCCTTGTGTGAAACAGACCTAATCCCCATGACTGCGGAGATTGTTCAATATCTTTTGATTGACATAGAGAATATgttgttctttattttatacTTGTGGAAACTAATGAAGGTTCTAAtgttatattaaaaattaaagtGTTATGATGTTTGATTTTTCCAGAAGTATATTATTTAAAACTAATGAAGGTTCTAATGTTAAAATGTTTTATACTTGTGGAAACATTTTCTATTAGTATCATAAATGAATACGAAGATTGAGGATGAGAGAACTTTTAATAAAGATTATTTAAAACTATATTCTTAACGAAATGCTAACCATGttcaagaattaaaaaaaaaaaaaaaataataataataataataataataataaattgctaatttatcaaaaaacccaaaagtcAATAAAAGATTCTTGAAATTGGAACTATATGACAATATAATTTCCTTTTGACTTGTGTTAACTGCAAGAAGTCAATTTAATAATTTATGAATTTaataggaaaagagaaaaaaaaaatccccgtCGAAATATTTTATGGCGCTCTGTCTTAAAGGTCTTTACATTGGACTATTTGCATATGATTTGGGACCATTCGACAATCTCCTctttttatcagaaaaaaaaaaaatctcctctTCCACATAGGATGAGATCTTCTCTTTACTGAAGTTGCCATATTTAGACTCTGATACGACTCATTGGAACACGGGTAAAACTCATAGTTGTTTTCACATGGAACTCAACATTACATAATTGACCTTCCACACCCAGCAGCCTCAGTGGCAAGAAAGGGCTCCTTAGAGCTCCGTTTTGTTGCAACTAGAgagaagtgagaaaaaaaatcaactctGAAAATAAAAGGGTAAATTTTGTAATCATAATGTGTAATCTACCTAAAATTAATTCTAATCATATTAATAAAGGAAAGTTTTCTTATCACCTTTGCTGACCTCATTTAGGAAGGATAAGGCTGAGTCAATGTTATTGTTCCGATCTTCTTTGGTGAAGGGAAACTAATTTGGCAACTGGCACAACCCCACTAGTGAAACGATCCTTTTATTGAATTGTTcaatgtgaaattttttttacctttttaaatTAAAGGAATTTGAATCTCGGGTAAAGTAACATTTTATTACTAAATTTGGtatgttttggattttattCTACTTATACCATTATGCGATAAGAAATGactataaaaaattatatttagtattgatttgatttcactttGCTTTGCTTTATTTCCTTTACATTTGAAATGGAACCGCCAAGAATAATAAATTGGCGAGACAGGATTCCTAAAAAAATCTTGGACGACCAACCATGCAAGCTACACATTTTGTTGAGCAGTCTTATAACCAcaccaccatttttttttttttttttttgggttaaatatAGCAACACCATTAAGAGATGCATTAAATTagccattaaagtatcttgaaatAACAAATTTTGGAATAGGGAAGAACTCATCATAATTATATCACTTCTAGAACTTCTTTGACTTctatagtcttttttttttcttcttttttttaagatatAGTGGTCATATGGTTGAGAATTTGAGATAGATCACCAAATTTAACAAGTAATCTATaaaggaaacccaaaatttATACAACAGTTAACATACTAAATCATCAATCCATATGGTTGATGCGGAGACATCTTCCCAAAATTAAGTTACCATATTTaataagtattaaaaaaaaaaaaaaagtcaatagTTATTGTTGGTAAAAATCTAAttgcaattctctctctctctctctctctctctctctctctctctctctctctctctctctctctctctctccgtgtACCATTGGGTTATTCCTACTTAATAGATTAAACTTTAAGGTTGAACTTACACATTTATTAGTTATTCCACTTTTTTAACATAGTACCAAAGCATTTCTTTATCAATTATAAATTGTCTATCCATTGTTTTaccccaaaatatatatatatatatatataaccattTCTGCTACATGGGTAATATGAGAATAATCTTACATTGGTTAAGTATGGGTGTTTAGATGTCTTCATATACCTTTGGACTACCTACACTTCATTGCTTAATCTTTTGAATTGGACCAAAGTTCATAGGATCTTGAGTCATGTGAAGGCATTATAAATTGAAATATATGATTTAGTTTACGGTTTATGGGAAcaagaaatccaaaaataaagctTCAGAAGAGTATATTGGGTCCTATTATTGTACCTTGTCCTTGTGCAACATAATAAGAGGGCTAGCTGACCCTTTAGTCCTGCAAACATTCTCTAAACTTAATGCAGTAGAGATCTGTTCCCCTAACTTGAGAAAACATATAGATTGAAGTAGCCTAACTGGGTAATTTTGCACCAGTTATGAACTTCTTCTACTCATAAGAATCatcaaaaaatttataattgaCTTACAGAAGTtcaagttaaacacttttttcCATTTGATTAAGAAAATAGGATTGGATAATTGGAGAGAGAACAATTATACATATGGTTAGACATGTTTGCCTAAATGCACCTACCAATACAAAAACGACGTGCCTTGTTGACTTGCTAGACGTGCTAGAGAGAGATAATGGTCTCTCGTGAATCATGTTATGATTGgcaggaaaaacaaaaaagtgaatttatcaaaaaagaaaatgaaaaataaataagatggTGCAAAATCAGTGGAAATTGATCtaaaaaaatccaacaattgACTCTTCAGATTTAAAAACCCAATAATTTGGTTCCAAAATTCTTAAAATTGGTCATTCTCAAGAATTTAGGGGACAATATCGGTATCGGTCTATCTCTATGATACCAATCTGATATCGATCCAGATCGGATGGGATCGGTGGGTATTAGTCTATTTTAtccctgatttttataaaaggtattatttttttcctattttatcccTGAAATTATCTGAATAACCAATCCGGATACCGATCcgattgatatcagatcagggatcaaTCTTAATCGATACCAATCCGATACAGCCGAtcccagaccgatacttgaaaccatgttcATTCTAGAATgtctaaaattaaaaatgatcACAATTGATTTCAATGCAGATGAATCaatccaattttaattttaaaacaatGTGTAAAAGGTCTTAAGACAGTAAGACCATCTTCATAGATATTCAATACAAACCCTTATTTCAATAATAGAGATGATTCTGTCACAGAAAAGAACAGCAATGAAAGACTATAAAACAATATCATACATTAGAGCAACAATTTAAACAACCTTTACAAAACCCCTATTTCAATATTAATAGTTGTCACGGTTttaaacactctctctctctctctctctctctctctctctcttgtaagGAATCCTAGGAAGAGGCATAGGGTTCACTCAATCAATTTCCATTCTAATTTGActtgatatattttttattatgaacGGACAAAGGAATCAGGATGGTTCACAGGTCCAGATGGCAGACTACCCAGACAGAGTTGACCTGGTCTGATGTTGCCTCCCACATGTATCAtaatcccccttttttttttgtctggtTCAGGCTCCACCATATCTTGGGAATCATGTGGTCCAAAACTCAGAAGATTTGGTTCTTTCTTCCCGCTCCCTCCTTAACTCTCGTGTCCATTGTGGGCcccaaattttttgaaattattttcatcttttaaTTATACCAAATAACATAAAATTAAGATTACATACCATGCAAGTTGACTTTTGATTCACATGGATGTGTAGCTTCAGTCATGCATAGATATTGAACCAGCCAAATCAGCTGTTTTCTGCTGGACCCCGGTTGACCCTGCACTTAGACAAATGACCTGAGTTGATTAGAGAGTTCAGTTCAGGGTTTAAAAGTCCGAATCAAATTGGTTGAATTGGCTAATCCAAgaagggtttctagggttcagGCCAATTCAGACCAATTCTGGCTGAATCGAAGCCAATCCTGATTGGGTTGTTGTTCTGTATTCCATCAATCCAGGTTTTGAAAAGGTAGACCCATTGGTGGGTCGGACCAGATTGGCCAGATGCCCAAGTTGGTTAATCCATGAAGACCAGTAATGTTGGACATGATCAAGACAGCCTCATGACCCTGCAAGACATGAAAGCATGTATTTATTAAAGCCACAGATCAATTGTCAATTAATAGATAACTATAcaaatataataatagttaGTTATAAACATGCTCTTGAGCGTTTACTTGGAAACCAATTCAATGGCTAAATTATTGTGGACATGCTCTGAACTATCATGCCAAGAATTAAAGAAGAGGACTGGGATATTACGTTGAACTTTTATACCAATCTTAAAATATAAGTTTATAAGTACTAACTGATCACCAACGGTCACAGGGGCTTGAAAAAATTTCTCCAAACGTGACAGCATTTAAGCCGAGCTGCAGTCTCACGGTCTCAATCACTACAAATTCTGCGCCTTCAGTAACATCTCTTACCACTCCTAGTTTCTCTTCCaagcaatctctctctcccatccaAGTTTCTCAGCCAATCCAACATGGATTCTTACAGGAAAGCTACATCAAAACCGTGGAAGAAAGGTCCTACAAGAGGCAAGGGTGGCCCTCAGAATGCAACATGCGAGTACCGTGGAGTTAGACAAAGGACTTGGGGCAAATGGGTTGCAGAGATCAGAGAGCCCAAGAAGAGAACCAGACTCTGGTTGGGTTCTTTTGCCACCGCGGAAGAAGCTGCCATGGCATATGATGAAGCTGCAAGGAGATTGTATGGGCCTGATGCTTACCTCAATCTACCGCATCTTCAACCAAATTCCACTCCTCCAAGCAAATCCCAGAAGTTCAAATGGTTTCCTTCCAAGAACATCATTTCTATGTTTCCTTCATGCAGAATGCTAAATTTAAATGTCCAACCCGCCGTTCACCTCATTCAAGGGATCCAGGAGTATTCAGCTGAAAACCAATCTTCGCCAACATGCTCGTCTTCATCATGCTCATCTtcctttgatttgaaatctgCATTTCAGATCACAGAGGATAATATCCACATGATCAACAAAGAAGAGATGATTTCATTTGGGAATCTGCAACAGGAACGTGAAGAAAAACCTCAGATAGATCTCAATGAATTTCTTCAGCAGTTGGGTGTACTGAAAGTAGACAATGCATCAGATGACAGTGACACCCCCAGAAGCATTCTACCAGTGCAATCTTCCCCTCTAGATGATTATGGGCTAGCAGCTCTTAAAGAGCAGACTTTCAACTGGGATAGCCTGGTAGATATGCCAGGAATAGAGTATCATCAGGGAGTAGAGTCCAGTGACCTTCAGATCAATGATATGCATGAAGAGCTGGCATTCCCTACCATTTGGGACTATTGAAGAGGTCAGCCAATTTTGGcaagtaggatttttttttcttggtagaatTTAGATTTAGTGAGGTGTAAGTAACACTAGAAATGAAAGGTAGTTCAGCTAACTCTGAGTATCTTTCAGAAAGTAATAAAGTCAAAGTTACACATCTCTTTGTAAGCCTGATTTTGTCTTGCAAGTTGTAGGGATTTCTGTAGAAGAAATCATCTATGTTTGACAAAATCAAGAGCTTAATTGTACTGGTCTCAGAGATAAATGTATCTGTCAGATTTTTGGCTTCCATGCTTCGATATGGCATCTCTCAAAGTCTCAACTATTTTATACAGGATTATTCCTGTTAACAAGTAATATGGCCTTCCTTCTAATGCTagattttttctcctttctctacTCCATTTGTTTGCTTGTTTGGAGTCAGGCTGTGAAGCTAAAACTGAAGCATCTTAAAGTGTCAGAACATTAAGCCCCCTCTCAGATTGGAGGAATCTCTTGGTTAAGAAATCCTACCCATCCGATTAAGAGTCTGAGGCAGCAAACAAATGGAAAGTAAGAGCAACAATTCAAGTCAGCATCTTACTAAAAAGGGCATAGCCAGTGCACGAAGCTTCCACCACTgtagggtctggggagggtcataatgtatgcagccgtACCCCGCTTttcagagaggctgtttcctgactcgaatCCGCGACCACTTGGTCGCAatgagcaaccttaccattgaaAGTTTGAGCAACAGTTCAATTCGGCATATTCCTAACACACTAAATTAAACAGGAAcagatgaaagaaaatgaatcatATAATCACATAGCAGAAATCCATTTTAACAAGGTCCTGCCTCCGGAAATAGTGTAGGATCCTGACAAAGGACAGAAAAAATACCTGGTTTCGACCAGGTTTATGAAATTTTGACCTAAATTTTCGAAACCTGAGATTTAGAATCAAGGGCATAGCTTCCATGAGCCATTTTATATACTTATGTCTATGCTTCAGAAAAAACTGAAGGAAGATGCTTCTGTCCCTTCTCTTTTCGGGACAGAGAAGCATGCTTAAATGAAACCTAACCCTCCCACATTGATCATCCCCTTTGCAAGATCCCAGAGTCAAGGAGTGGTTACGGCATTGAAAACCCTCTCATTTCTTAATATTGCACTTTCATTACTTATTTAAGAGAGTTGGATGATAAATAAATGTGTTAATCAATGCAACAGAGAAAATTAGTAAACTTATTTAAAACTCATTAATCAATTTGTCTGATGGACAATGAATTTGGGACTGCCAAAAAAGAGTCGTCTTTGCAGGAAAAATGGAGTAACATGTAAGTCACATTGCCAATGAATGCCAAATTAAAgataaagatgaaaatatcaaaagaaaaaggcaatGGCAGCTGCTTAGGATGAACTTGATTCAAGCACGTGCAAAGATGTCTATGACAATGAAAATTGTCATTTGTTTGCTTCATGGGCTTTGGTCAGTCTGATAATGAGATTGAtaatgaagaagatgaggaaacATCTTATGAAAGGCTTCAACAAGAATTCAAGTATCATTTGGAAAATATGAGAATACTATTAGAAAAATGTCTTATTTTGGAAAAGAAAGTCTCCAAACTCCCACAGGAAAATTGTTCCCTGAGAGAAATAACGATGAATTATCTCTCAAGGTTGAGGATCTCAAGTCTTCACTTGAGAAATTTACCAATGGAACTAGGAACTTGAACATCCTACTTGGCCAAGGCAACTCAACTCCAAATAGACTTGGAATAGGCCATGTAGATAGACTATATCGTTCCATTAGGTTTGAGCAAAAAAGGACCAAAATGTCTTCAAATATTACTTGTCATTTTTGTTGAAAAAGATGACACATCAAGTACAATTGTCTTCATAATGCTAACAAACAAGGACTCAAACAGAAATGGGTACCAAAGAACACTTCTAAGTGCTTGTTTGCAAGAACTTGTCCACCTAAACCTAAATTGAACGATAGAAAGGACAAGGAGAAGTTAGCGATCACAATTGACATAAGACAGAAGAAAGCAGAACACAAAGGTAAAAAGGTGAAGTATGTTGAACATAGATGCAATAATTTTCTGAACTACAAATATTGTTCAACATGGGGTCAAGTTGGTGTTGGGACTTACCCCTACACAATTGAGCTTCAGGTATAGCACTATGTCATGGTACTAGTAATGATAATTTGTTGATATTATCATTAATGATTCATGAGACCAGGTATATAGGGCTGCTGTTATCTAGTTTCATATCTAAATATACCACTAAATCATGTAGCACATAATCACGTACTCTGGAACATAATATAATTAATAAGATTCAACATGCATGGCCAATGTATATCAGAGTCACTGTGGTTTTCAGCTTCTAATTTCCCAGTTTCCAGGTTATATGAAAACATAACTGGAGGAAATGTCTGTATAATCTAAAGAGATACATATATCCATGTTTACTGGAGAACAGACCAAGTAATATCTCTGACATTCTAGCACACCACACATTACCTCACACATGAAAGGTAATTACGACATTTATATGTTTCATTGCAAATCTAGAAACCCACCTTCTTATATCATGGCCAGGGACCTTCAAATTTGGCTCAATAAATAGGGAAAACTGTTTGGAAAATTGGATCAGGAGGTTTGAGGTGAATAGGGGTTTCAACCTTGATTTAAACTACTCATGACAAGAtcgaagaaatatcaattaGAAAGCAAGGCTCGTCCCCAGAATCAAGGtggctttttattttattttatttcattgtaGCGACAGAGAAAAGGATAGGATCTATTCATCTTGAGAGGCAGAAGCACAATCATACTTGCTTCAAGTGTAACTAAGGTTGTAGCTTTAATGGTCCAGTGAGAAAGAAGTTACTCAATTTCCTCCTTCAGGCAGCTAATCGATCCTGTACTTGCACTAATCAAAGTAATCTCCATATGGGTTATGGAAATATAACTAGAATACTCTGATATGAAATAGTACAGCCCATTGGCTAAATATAGCAGGTACCAACTTCTTGATGGTCAGAAGAATCTCCTATGTGGCTTCAAATGGCCATAGAGTGGGGTATCCAAATGTAACTCTGGTTTCTATACATAAGCACTAAGTGGTGGCTAAACAACTAGTTTGCTAAAGTGACAACATAGATGGActaacaaaatcaaaatttttaagCCCCTCGAGCAATGGAAATCGGAGTTAATTGGATTAAAAGGCTTATGGGTGGCATCTCACCAAATAATATAGGAATTAAGGCAACAGTAGGTTGCTTCTTAAGGCGGATCTCAGTTTTATCAATGGGATCCTTCATTCTATGACATGTTACTTATATTATCAGTTGAAATGTGCATCCTACATTGGTGGTtgaaaaacaattttaaaagtGATAGCCACTAACTCTGAAATCCCCACTGTACTCCATCCTTTAGAAACCTAGTTTCACTTGTATAAATAAGCAAAgcataacaaaataaaataaatttcattatcataaataaggaactgatagaagaaaaagaaaaaacaaactcATTTGAAATTTTCTCAAGATGATAAACAGATGTTCAAGAATCCTGTTCGCAATGGCCGCTAAAATATGGCCCGTCCAAGGTAGGAGCAAATAAGTAGGCTCCTCAAGGAAAAAAGGGCTAGTAGAACTATAATGACAGTCTATTTTGAACTGAGCAATAATTTTTAGATTATAGATTACAACTCTTCTTAGGGAGGGAGGGAGTCCTAAATCAGCCTAGATTTGTTTTATAAATAACTTCTCACTTTATCATGAACTATCAATGCTGTGCCAGATGGATTCTTTCTTCTCCAGTTTTGGAAGCTTAatatgcattcatttaatcaaaTCAATTTTAAATACAAGTTTCGTCAAGAAAAGCACACACCATGGAAATTAACCCCTTGAACATTCAGATATTCCGTTCTTGAAGTTCAATTACGGAAGTGCAAATTTCCACTTGAAGTTCAAGTG is part of the Macadamia integrifolia cultivar HAES 741 chromosome 9, SCU_Mint_v3, whole genome shotgun sequence genome and encodes:
- the LOC122088037 gene encoding tRNA-specific 2-thiouridylase MnmA; this translates as MNEMKVAMASLSLLNIISPQSVNLRYSLSLFPRNNISFRVPSPIIIGRSLSTVSTSIADHQPSLSNNGFLKPYLSGSMPERRLKVVVLLSGGVDSSVALRLLHAAGHSCTAFYLKIWFQEDYENFWSACPWEEDLKYATAVCEQVDVPLEIVHLSEEYWNNVVSYIIEEYRSGRTPNPDVLCNTRIKFGAFLDAITNIEFDYIASGHYARVIHPCSDQSERPSILELSKDKVKDQTYFLSHLSQAQLRRLLFPLGCISKDEVRKIAEKMDLPNKDRKDSQGICFLGKIKFSEFVARHIGEMEGVLLEAETGDFLGKHRGFWFYTIGQRQGLRLPGGPWYVVEKDVKNNVVFVSRNYFSFDKRRRRFRVGSLKWFCGSCPNQPNELQCKVRHGPGVYDCSLTLDPGTDGPGLSAFVHLSEDDQGLAAGQFAAFYQGTTCLGSGVILESWDDQGFPVCAKALEIARMEDKSRLGKPVKIKFKPESPPKISDCKDNNELDRESLNSQVNVTDTRRQAPHGLFNSINVNWLQKLKEKWSRIF
- the LOC122088636 gene encoding dehydration-responsive element-binding protein 2F, giving the protein MDSYRKATSKPWKKGPTRGKGGPQNATCEYRGVRQRTWGKWVAEIREPKKRTRLWLGSFATAEEAAMAYDEAARRLYGPDAYLNLPHLQPNSTPPSKSQKFKWFPSKNIISMFPSCRMLNLNVQPAVHLIQGIQEYSAENQSSPTCSSSSCSSSFDLKSAFQITEDNIHMINKEEMISFGNLQQEREEKPQIDLNEFLQQLGVLKVDNASDDSDTPRSILPVQSSPLDDYGLAALKEQTFNWDSLVDMPGIEYHQGVESSDLQINDMHEELAFPTIWDY